The genomic stretch TGGTGTCATGCTCAAGGAATGGAACAATACTCTCATTGTTCTAATACCGAAAACTGATAAACCTGAATGTGTCTCGCAGTATAGACCGATTAGCCTATGCAACGTCATATACCGTTTGGCTTCCAAGTGTATGGCTAATCGTCTCAAGCCGTAATTCCTTCTCTTATTTCGAATCCCGCAAGCGTTTGTTCCTGATCGTCTCATGTCTGATGGCTGCCTTATTGCTCATGAGATAATGCACTATATTAATAAGACTAAGAAAGGAACAAACTGTTACTCTGTCATCAAGCTTGACATGCATAAAGCCTTTGATCGTGTATCATGGAATTTTCTTATGTCAGCTTTGGATCTTTTTGGGTTTCCAATCTCTTGGCGTAATCTCATTTGGGAGTGCATCTCTACTGTGACATATAGTATCATGATTAATGGCGAACCTTCAGTTTCTTTTCATCCTTCTTGTGGATTACGACAAGGAGATCCTCTCTCAccttatttatttatcatgtGTATGGAAATTCTCTCTCGGCAACTTCAGGCAGCTGAGTCCAGACATCAAATAGTTGGCCTCAAGATTTCTCGGTATGCTCCGCCTTTATCACATCTGTTTTATGCTGATGATGCTTTTATTTGCTGTAAGGCGACGCCTGCTTCCTTTGACTCCATTCGGGATATTTTCCATGATTTTGAAGCTGCCTCCGGTCAGATGATTAATCTTCAAAAGTCTTTTGTTAAATTTAGTCCAAATTCGCCAGCTGATTTCAAATCCCACATGACATCCATTTTGCGTATGAGAGCTGCTGATTCCTTTGGTACTTACTTGGGTGTTCCGGTGGACCTTCCTAAATGTAAGAAGAATGCTTTTCATGATCTATTGGACAAGATTACTACACGTATTTCGTCATGGGCATCTCTTCATTTATCTCAGCCTAGCAAGTTGGTTATCATTAACTCTATTTTGATTGGTTCGTTGGTCCATATTCTTGCCGCTGTTCCTCTACCTCTTTCAGTCTCTAAAAAACTTGACTCTTTAATTGCGGCCTTCTGGTGGAGTAAGAGCTCTTCTCAACGATCAATTCACTGGCTCTCTCAGCCACACTTACATACTCCACAGGATACGGGTGGTCTTGGTATCAAATCCGTGACCGTTCTGAGTCAGGCTTATCTCTTGAAGAACTTTTGGCGCATCCATCATAGACCTAGTGGTATTCTTGCTAAATATCTCGCACCCAGATATCGGAAGGATCTCCCTATTCCATCTCAGAAGTCCAAGATTTCACAACCCTCTTTTGTCTGGCAAGGTCTTTGTAAAGTTGTTGCAACTTGCTCTGAAGCTATGGCATGGAAAGCTGGTAATGGCACTTTAATTAATCTTCTCACTAGTCAATGGGTACAAGGGCAGAAACCAGGTGTTCGACAAGATCAGAGTTGTCAATCTATTGCAATCTCAGATTTGATTGACGCGAATGGCTTATGGCGAACACCTCTTATCTTTCGTATCTTTGACACTTCAACTGCTAAGGCCATTTTGGCTATGGAACCGCCCCTTCTTGAAATTGATGACTTTCTGTATTGGAAATACACTGAGGATGGCGCCTATAATATACAGTCGGGCTACAAGTACCTTTTACCTAAACTATCACCGCAACCACCGCAGCGATGTGTCTTCCCTTGGAAATTGATTTGGCTCGTCCCGTTCTCAAACAAATTTCCCCTTTTTATTTGGCGCCTTGCCCATCTCATCATCCCAACAAAGACTGTTCTCGCCCATAGAGGTTTTCGCCTTGATACTTCCTGCCCTTTCTGTCAATCGGGTATGGAAACCCCTGAGCATTTATTCCGTTCCTGTGATGTGATTCAGCACGTCTGGAGGGCTTCATTGCTTGGGATTCGATCTATGGCTAACTCAAATGTCTCTTTTATTAAATGGCTTGCTGATCACCTGCTGTATCTTTATCGTGCTTCATCCCCAGGGTTTGATGGTCTATTGTACTTCTTTTGTGTCTTGCGATCCATTTGGCTCACTCGCAACTCCATTGTTTTTGAGAATGCTGCACTTTCGCCTATACGCATACTTCGGCTAGCAGAGACCTTGCACCGGTCCCACTTAAGTTTAGCTTCTCTCTACCATGAAGAATTTCAACCATGGCGAATTTCCAGCTTGGTACGTTTGTCTCCACCAAATTCGAATGCTACGTTCTCTTATGAGATATTCATTTGCAGGAGTCCTGTTCAGAATGGATATGTGGCTTCCGTTGTCTCTGACTCTTGCTTGCCTAAGATCTTCCACTTGCGTGCTTCCTCTCTATTCGCGGCGACCTCTCATGCTTTGCACCAGTTTATGACAAGTCAAGCGTCTTCCTTTGCTGATACCGCTTTTATCGTTTCCTCACAAAAATTATGTTCAGTTCTGGCTTCTCAAAAGCCAGTCCCAATTGATGTGCGTAATTCCCTGCGTGGAATTCGTACTTTCCTTCGATCTCGGCGTAATTGGTCAGTTAGTTTAGCTACTGGTtagtttcatgttgtatttcttTGCTCTGGACCTTTTCTgtttccttctttctttcttttaaatATATGGTTTacttttgtcaaaaaaaaaaaaaaacaagaaagagATGGAATTTAGGACGGAAATAAGAAATTGAGGATTTTCAATGTTTCGGATAGCTTAATTTTCATAAACAAGAGTCCATGCAACTTGAAAGCTGAGATTATTTTCGTACCAATGCTATTTGAAGATCATTATTTCAGTGTTTGTGTGACCTTAGGAAAGATATGATTGAAGTCCTAGACAATACATGGTATCAAAATTGGGAAAGTACAAGTGTTTCACTTCGTCACATTACAATAGAGGGAGGGGATTCGAAGCTAGGACCTATTGCACACAATATCTTCGTATTAACTACTAGACATAGACATCTTCGGTAGGAATCTTAAATGTTAGGCCTAATTAGTTGGTAAGTGTAATTTGAGCGAGAGAATAGTGAGTTTGGCTTAATCTTTTAGTAGATAGGATATTtaagaaaatttataaaataaaataaaataattaatattaaaattaaaattaaaattaaaattaaaatgtaTTGTTAAACATAGAGGTGTTCATTGGTCCGGGACTAGATCAAACTCTTTGGACTGAAGACACAATATGGGTTAAAAGGCGGATCGCGGACGAAATCATATTAACATTGCTCCGATCCGGTCCAGACCACAAAAAAAttgtggaccggaccggaccaaatgaACCGAATATGATTGTCATGGACACAGTGtagtatttaaaaattatttaaaaattAGACCTCAAGAAGTTCCTAATGATCAAAATAAGCAATATTATCTTTTTACTAGATTTAAGTACAtaattaaatactccctccattttttaatatatgaggttttgctttttcgaggcgaacctttgactttaatatttacaaaaatatatttggtaaaaaattataaaacttATACCATTAAATTTCttatgaaaaactctttcatatgagtatacatatcactatatttaagcatataatttgagagatattgaagagagaagtgtgtgtctcgaaatgtgagaaagtcatatataaaaaaatagagggagtatatcTTATAATACGTGTAAATAATTTAGGAAATAAAATCAATAATGCTACAAATTTAAAGATTCTTTTGTCATATAAGTTCGGTCTATAGTCCGGTTCGCGGTCCATTCGATTTGGTTCAGGACCAAACCAAAAATCCTCCTttctcctatatactaagagaataaaactcataaaagttttccctccaaaaggcaTCAAgataaataaggaaacaaaaatacttctttctttaaattattatcatttcatcaaaatataatcTTTTAATCAAATTTTGTATAAAACAAAACGTTAATGTGATACTATTAGCttcatcagaaaaaaaaaaaaaaaaatcattaaacatATTTTATAACCTTACTA from Silene latifolia isolate original U9 population chromosome 2, ASM4854445v1, whole genome shotgun sequence encodes the following:
- the LOC141641079 gene encoding uncharacterized protein LOC141641079 — protein: MSDGCLIAHEIMHYINKTKKGTNCYSVIKLDMHKAFDRVSWNFLMSALDLFGFPISWRNLIWECISTVTYSIMINGEPSVSFHPSCGLRQGDPLSPYLFIMCMEILSRQLQAAESRHQIVGLKISRYAPPLSHLFYADDAFICCKATPASFDSIRDIFHDFEAASGQMINLQKSFVKFSPNSPADFKSHMTSILRMRAADSFGTYLGVPVDLPKCKKNAFHDLLDKITTRISSWASLHLSQPSKLVIINSILIGSLVHILAAVPLPLSVSKKLDSLIAAFWWSKSSSQRSIHWLSQPHLHTPQDTGGLGIKSVTVLSQAYLLKNFWRIHHRPSGILAKYLAPRYRKDLPIPSQKSKISQPSFVWQGLCKVVATCSEAMAWKAGNGTLINLLTSQWVQGQKPGVRQDQSCQSIAISDLIDANGLWRTPLIFRIFDTSTAKAILAMEPPLLEIDDFLYWKYTEDGAYNIQSGYKYLLPKLSPQPPQRCVFPWKLIWLVPFSNKFPLFIWRLAHLIIPTKTVLAHRGFRLDTSCPFCQSGMETPEHLFRSCDVIQHVWRASLLGIRSMANSNVSFIKWLADHLLYLYRASSPGFDGLLYFFCVLRSIWLTRNSIVFENAALSPIRILRLAETLHRSHLSLASLYHEEFQPWRISSLVRLSPPNSNATFSYEIFICRSPVQNGYVASVVSDSCLPKIFHLRASSLFAATSHALHQFMTSQASSFADTAFIVSSQKLCSVLASQKPVPIDVRNSLRGIRTFLRSRRNWSVSLATG